ACCTCTCACGGTCTCGACGCTTGCTCGATGAGTTGGATCACTCTTCCAACGATCGAGATCATCCATGATCTTCGCAAGACCGTAAGAGGTTCGAGATGCTCCAAAATTTTTGATCAGCTCGACGAGCAAATGGAAAAGCCAAACCCGTTTGCTCCCCTTGGTCACAAGGGCTGGCGAAATTTCAGATGGATTGGCTTTGCACGCCTTTAACTCAGAGTACAACGACTTGGCCGAAATCATCCGGCTCCAGTTTTTGATCACGTAGTCGAGCTGTATTTCCAAGCTTGGCAGAGTTTCCAAGACGTCAATCCAATCAGCGATCTTCTCGTGCTGGCGCACCTCGTGCAGAGCTCGTAAATCCTCAAATGACAGATGCTGCAACGGCCAGGCAGCCTCAGGATCCGAAATCCGAACTCCCGCGACAGTTGCGGAAACGATCTTCAGCTCGTTCAGAAGTTCAGCCAGGCCCGCCGGAGCATTCCTCGAGAGCGACAGCTTCTTAGGATCAATGAAGCCAAGATCCGGAACGACCATCAGCTTCGACATTCCTCGCCGAAGAAACGTGTCGCGAGCCACGGGTGCTTTTCCCCTCGTCCGCTTTCGCTCCATCTCCCAAATTTCATCCAGCTCTTTGGGCGATTTCTTTTTGAGAAGCGCTTCCAGGTCCTTCGCGAATAATCCGACAAGCCGCTTCAGCTCCTTGTCCGTCTTCGTCAGCTCCCGCAGGTGCTCGACTTTCTCCTCCTTGTCCTTGGGAAAACCTTTCAAGTTCGCATCGATCCACGCCTGGAGGTCGTCACCGTAAGCCCGATCACCCACGAGAAGCTGCCCATCGAAACTCGCCTCCTGAACCTTCTTGAGGTTCTCTTTGATGACGGAGTCGAAGGCTAGGTTGAAGACTTTGGCCGGGGATGGCAGGAAGACTTTTGCTTCCACCAGCTCCCCCATATTTCGCCAGAGCTTCTTTTCCGATTCCTTGGCTGATCCGCTGTGGGTAATGAGGATGCAGATTTCGGGCGCGTTGGCGCTGCGACCGATCGTCAGATCAGGCGTGATCGTCATCGTTTCCGGTCTCTCATCCCAGAATATCCGTCCTTTGAGTTTTTCCGCCGTCTTGAGGTCTTCCAGCGCCAGTTTCGCGAGTGCTTCGTAGGCTTTGCCTTTTTGTTCGCCGGCCATGGTTCAGAGGGTGTCGAAATTGGGCGCTTGAGTAGGCAAAGGGATATCGCGATAGGAAGCCGTGGCAAGAGCCTGCCCTTTGCCCATCACTTGCAGTTCACGCTCGAATCCGGTCAGATCCGCCGAGGCATTGCGGACGGCGGCGCGGCGTTCCTCCTCGTTGCCAAGCGCCATGGTCAGCTCGGTGTTAATCTGGGTGAGGATTCCTTGATCGATTGCCGTAACCTGCTGGCTAATCACGGTCAGGCCGATGCCAAACTTCCGCCCCTGGCGACTGATGTCGCGGAATACGCTGCCAAAGCGAATGCGCTCGGGATTGAGCACACTGGGGGCCTCTTCGATCACCACGTTGACGTAAGGCAGGTCGTCGGTGGAAACGACTCGATCCCCGACCAGATACGGCAAGGCACCGGCCTCGACCCGACTCCACAGCTCGTCCGCGAGAGCCTGCATCCCCGTGTTGCCGGAATCGTCGTCGTTGCCGAGAGCGCTGCGAATCTCGGTTTCGAGGCGAGCGGGATCGTCCGAGCTACGCAGAGCTTTGCGCAGCAGGAAGAGCACCCGTGCGACCACAGTGCTGAACATGAACTGCTCCACCTCCGAGACGAGCGTTGTGTCCACGATGACTACCCGACCCCGTTCCATGGCGACGATGACGTCGGGTAGGATGGAGTCATAGGGCTTGCCGTCGTGGGGCGAGTATTCGGTGAAGATGCGGTTGTTCCCGGCCTGGAGGAAGCCGAGGCGCCGCTTGACCCCATCGATGGTTCCGGGGTGGACGTCGGAACTGCGAGAATCGTTTTCGGCGGCCTCCTTGGTCAGGTCAAAAAGGTCGCGGATCCAGCGGTCTCCGCTTGCCTGCCCCGATGCATCGGGCTGGCTGAAGAAGCGGTTGGAGAACGACAACTGCTGGTCGGTCATTTCGATGACGCTGGCGAGGTCCTGCGGAGTGATGTCCGCCCAAGAGAGCTCCAACGGCCGCTCAAGACCTGGCGTCGCGGGCTGGCGGCCAGTCAGGTAGTAGAAGGGATCGACCAAGTTTTCCCGCTGCCCGGTAGTGTAGCCATGCACGATGCCGCGGATGCCATCCCTCCCGCCGATGCGGTGGTGCCAGGTCTGAAATTCGTCGTGAGGGTCGATGGCCAGGATGGAACAACGCCGGTCCTGACGCTCTCCCGTCGCAACGAGGCGATTGTGATCCATGATGGAGGAAAGAAATACCATCATGGTGTTGCTCTTGCCGCAGCCGGTGCGACCGAAGATCCCCAGATGGTGGCTGAGGGCGTAGGCCGGGAGTTGGACCCTCACTCCGGCAAGTGGAGTTTCCCCGGCAAGGACATCACCGATGTAGAGACCATCGGACCCGAGCTGGCTTTCCATCAGGGTTCGCACTACATCGGCGACCGCGGGATCTCCGGCGTCAACACGATAGACTTCGGTGAGGTGCTCAGGGAGTCGACGGGGGCGATGGAAGGTCCAGACATCGTCGTCTCTCTGCGCGAAACCGAGGACGATGCCTTTTAGCTCGATGAGGTTCTCCTCGGCCAGATCCTGCGAGAGATAAGACCCTAGCATAGTGAGCTTGTTCCTCGCCACGTCGTTCATGTCCAGCGTCCGGTTCATGACGTTGGCGTATTGGGTAGTACGGAAGACGTAGAAGCGTTCGGGGCCGCGTTTGCATGGAAGCAGGAAGAGGTCGCCGACCGCCACGTCGGTGTTCCGGGCGATCACCGTGAGCTGGTGGGTGTTGCTTTCGGCGAGCACGCCGAAGCGCTCACCCAGGGCAGTCTTGAGTGTTTCGAGCGACGGCGGATGGGGGGAGGTTTCAGACATGGCCGGTGGCAGATGAGACATCACGGAAGAGGGAGCGCTTCATGCCTTGGGCGACGGCAGCCTCAATGATCTGCTTCTTGAGGGCGGACCGCTCGTTCATCGAAAGCCGGACCCGGTCGTGGCATGCCTTGATGGGATAGGGGTAGCCGAAGGCCCGCTGGTCATGGCTTGCGTAGTCAAGTTCACCGAAGAGCCGCAGCTCGGCGGCAGCGTCGTCCCTGAGGTTCGTCTCCCAGTAGCGCCGGTCGATATCCATGCGAACGACAGGCGTGTTGCGGTGGAAGCGGACGAGGTAGCTAACTGCGCCAACGGGTGGAATGGTCCGATTTTCGACGAGGGAAATCTGCCAGTCGTCGTGTCCAGGAACGGGCAAGCGCAGGAACCAGTGCTCGGCAATCTTGTCGCCGGTGCCGGAGGCGTTGGCTGCGAGCTGCTCAATGATGTCGATGCAGGGAAGACCATGGGACTTGCTGATGGTCATGAAAACCGTGCCCCGGTCGCGAGCCTCGACACAGCAGAGACGCTTCAGGTGTTCGTAGAAGAGACTGAGCTGCTTCCGGGTGACCATGGGTAGGCTGAGCGTGGTGTCCATCAGCACGTAGCGACAGCTAGCCGAGTGGCAGATCAACCGATAAGCCGCACCGAGTTCCGCGACTGAGCGAAGCTGGATGGCTACATTCGAGGTGTCGGAAGCCGTAGGCAGAATGAGGTTTTCTTCCAACTCAGCGATCCCATGGCTGTGACTGGAGCTGGAATTCTTCAGGTCCTGGTAGTCGGACTGGGCGATGACGGCATCGACGGAAATCCCTGTAAGGTTAGCGAAGGCTTCGAACCAGAACGGCTTCGCGGCGTCCCGGTCCTCTGGCAACCAGACGAGTTCCAAATTTGGATCGGCAACGGAGGCGACTTCGCAGAGTCCGTGTATCGAATCCGTGCGGTAGACCGTGCCACTGGCATTCGCAATGGAGACAAAGGAGTCGCTGTAGGAAAGGCTGGGATAGTCTCCGCTGCCATCCACTCCGCCTATCAGGAATGGTTCCTCGATCGCGGTGGTGTGGCTGAATGCCGTGATGCTGGAGGCGATTTTCGCCGCTTCGTCCTCGTCGATGCGCGCTTTTCCCTCCCACGCACTCATGTCCGCCACCAGCTTGGTCAGCTTGGCCTTGAACTCGTGTCGGTGCTGGAGGGAGGTCGACATGATCAGGTAAGAGTCATCTCCATTTGTGAAGTATTCGAGACGTCCTTGAGGAAAGGGACGTTCTCTCCGGCGAGAACTTTCTGGAGAGCCCGGTAGAAGACCCACGTGTTGTGGAAGCCCCGCCGGCGGTTCCGGTTGTTGCCCCGAAAAATGGCGACTTCGATTCCGTCACGCCGGCAAATGTCGCACTCGCAGCGCTCCCACGGACGGTCCTCCAAGGTGCGACGATAGGCCGGCTCCATGCTTACGCGCTCCTTCGTGACGAACTGGTCGTAGTCCAACAGGGCACCGAGCGCATCCCGAAGGGGCAACTTGTGTTGCCCGTATTCCCTTACCGCTTTGAGCGCCCGTTGCTCCATGGCGAGGATTTTGTCGTCACTCAGCTCGGGGTGATCTCGCATATGCTTCGCGCGAAAGCTCTTGCCCGCCTCGGGGATGCGGAGCGCAGCGTATGGACCATCCATGGAAGCGTAGCTCTGGTGAAGACGCATCCACGCTTGACGAAGGTAGCTGGCGCTATCCACGGACTGCACGCCAGCCTTTGCAAACGTGTCCATCCAATCGAGTCGAGCGATGCCGAAGAGGTGGATC
Above is a window of Luteolibacter flavescens DNA encoding:
- a CDS encoding ATP-binding protein, with product MSETSPHPPSLETLKTALGERFGVLAESNTHQLTVIARNTDVAVGDLFLLPCKRGPERFYVFRTTQYANVMNRTLDMNDVARNKLTMLGSYLSQDLAEENLIELKGIVLGFAQRDDDVWTFHRPRRLPEHLTEVYRVDAGDPAVADVVRTLMESQLGSDGLYIGDVLAGETPLAGVRVQLPAYALSHHLGIFGRTGCGKSNTMMVFLSSIMDHNRLVATGERQDRRCSILAIDPHDEFQTWHHRIGGRDGIRGIVHGYTTGQRENLVDPFYYLTGRQPATPGLERPLELSWADITPQDLASVIEMTDQQLSFSNRFFSQPDASGQASGDRWIRDLFDLTKEAAENDSRSSDVHPGTIDGVKRRLGFLQAGNNRIFTEYSPHDGKPYDSILPDVIVAMERGRVVIVDTTLVSEVEQFMFSTVVARVLFLLRKALRSSDDPARLETEIRSALGNDDDSGNTGMQALADELWSRVEAGALPYLVGDRVVSTDDLPYVNVVIEEAPSVLNPERIRFGSVFRDISRQGRKFGIGLTVISQQVTAIDQGILTQINTELTMALGNEEERRAAVRNASADLTGFERELQVMGKGQALATASYRDIPLPTQAPNFDTL